One region of Eupeodes corollae chromosome 1, idEupCoro1.1, whole genome shotgun sequence genomic DNA includes:
- the LOC129940914 gene encoding lectizyme-like, with translation MAIKSRCATILVVFLICFATTSISVAGQARIVGGKEALANSAPFIVSLQKSEKGSSVHYCGGTILNANWVVTAAHCLSSKSLVDSTVLVAGSILVDDESSTVQKRKIDYYVVHDLFVGGIAPYDIGLVYTKTAFKWTSAVRAASLPQAESIPSGSASLYGWGSTSTTSVDKFPSSLQVVNSLPIWTLSRCEKALGSHGTNLHETNICTGDMDSGISICRSDSGGPLMQGNTLIGIVSWAKIPCGQKNSPSVYVRVSAFNSWITKHEKVPK, from the exons ATGGCAATCAAATCAAGGTGCGCGACCATTCTTGTGGTATTTTTAATATGCTTCGCTACGACTTCGATAAGCGTTGCAGGACAAGCACGTATTGTAGGTGGAAAGGAGGCGCTTGCAAATAGTGCACCCTTTATTGTGTCGCTTCAAAAATCTGAAAAGGGAAGCAGTGTTCATTATTGTGGAGGGACGATACTCAATGCTAATTGGGTTGTGACCGCTGCTCATTGCTTGTCCTCGAAGAGCCTCGTAGACAGTACGGTCTTGGTTGCTGGAAGCATATTAGTAGACGACGAGTCGAGTACCGTTCAAAAGCGCAAGATTGACTACTACGTTGTGCATGACCTATTTGTGGGAGGTATCGCTCCCTATGACATCGGTTTAGTTTATACTAAGACAGCATTTAAATGGACGTCAGCCGTTCGAGCTGCCAGTCTTCCTCAAGCGGAATCCATTCCCAGTGGAAGTGCTTCGTTGTATGGATGGGGAAGTACATCGACGACATCAGTTGATAAGTTTCCTTCTTCACTTCAG gTTGTAAATTCGTTACCAATTTGGACATTATCGCGATGTGAAAAGGCACTTGGATCACATGGAACAAATTTGCACGAAACAAACATATGCACCGGCGACATGGACTCAGGAATAAGCATTTGTAGGTCTGATTCTGGAGGTCCACTTATGCAGGGAAATACTTTAATTGGTATTGTTTCATGGGCAAAAATACCATGTGGCCAGAAGAACTCTCCATCTGTGTATGTGCGTGTCTCTGCTTTTAATTCGTGgataacaaaacatgaaaaagtACCGAAAtga
- the LOC129948973 gene encoding lectizyme-like, whose protein sequence is MEGRSIILFVVIIILIVVFIFFNSSIPGDKNYNEHNFHNNLNLNQFIFPNKLPCHVPCAQNVNKINNHYNYQQFEPKTVAEPNSAPFVAAFLLGKDHVFDGVIISKEIILTAGHNLTKDFSLRLKDIKIAVGLNNILHLDDSRVQIRKIHKYTTLDDEDLALVYLDTHITYNDFVTEVALPKEDFCKPGTEVKSYTFGPCSENFMKSTELHCVTLKIQTPETCVAEYGPKYKLCANDKYKFNGKNCTFYCQGDSGSPLIMVVNDRPTLVGVLLGGNKGCSQDSVIFFNVFFIKEWLLETPDKFLNSNQFMEMKTEVGKLAKYAM, encoded by the coding sequence ATGGAGGGAAGATCGATCATTTTATTCGtagtaataattatattaatagttgtttttatattttttaactcatCTATTCCGGgtgataaaaattataatgaacataattttcataataacttgaacttaaatcaatttatattcCCAAATAAATTGCCGTGTCACGTTCCGTGTGcgcaaaatgttaataaaatcaacaatCATTACAATTATCAACAATTTGAACCCAAAACTGTCGCCGAACCAAATTCTGCGCCATTTGTAGCAGCATTTTTGTTGGGAAAAGATCATGTATTTGATGGGgttataatttcaaaagaaatcatATTAACTGCCGGCCATAATTTAACCAAGGATTTTTCATTGCGtctaaaagatataaaaattgCCGTGGGGCTAAATAACATATTGCATCTCGATGATTCTCGAGTGCAAATtcgaaaaatacacaaatacacAACATTAGATGACGAGGATTTGGCGCTCGTATATTTAGATACACACATTACATACAATGATTTCGTCACAGAAGTAGCTTTGCCTAAAGAAGACTTTTGTAAACCCGGCACGGAAGTGAAATCATATACTTTTGGACCGTGTAgtgaaaatttcatgaaatcTACTGAATTGCATTGTGTGACATTAAAAATTCAGACTCCGGAAACGTGTGTCGCTGAATATGGACCTAAATACAAACTCTGTGCTAATGACAAGTATAAATTTAATGGAAAGAATTGTACTTTCTATTGTCAGGGAGACTCGGGTTCGCCACTGATTATGGTGGTGAATGACAGGCCTACACTGGTAGGAGTGTTACTAGGAGGGAACAAGGGATGTTCCCAAGAttcggtaattttttttaacgtatttttcattaaagaaTGGTTATTGGAAACAccagacaaatttttaaattcaaatcaatttatGGAAATGAAAACGGAAGTAGGTAAGCTTGCTAAGTACGCTATGTAG